Proteins encoded by one window of Pseudomonas sp. LS44:
- a CDS encoding carboxylesterase/lipase family protein — translation MNNLLVQRPLRLYAVLAGLLLCGAASAVQAGPQVKIDSGWVEGAVVNNARLFRNIPFAEPPLGALRWKAPQPAAPWGGVLQAVGAGKICVQGGSEVSPSLGEEDCLVLHVTSPTNATASSKLPVMVWIHGGGFQVGSARNYDATEYANQHNVVVVSTNYRMGAMGFLALDGLRSEAADQSTGNYGLQDQIAALQWVKRNVAAFGGNPGNVTIAGESAGAISVMSLLTSPKAAGLFHRAIAQSVLALGEQGEGSVHSMSTSLSKGGDFAAQNGCPSGPTQVACMRGKSGAEIGQNSQFAFSALQRAIETDLPWAPTVDGVVLGDFPRKLIRQGNFHRVPVLIGSNQGEVKGPIGITEFVNNQRLTSDQYNTILQSLAPSVTWVGMRATYPVIGYGSPALAANALLTDATFACATQSLRQDLMRYTQVYGYEFIDPNSEPALGPASVAISNDTRGSSHADELAYLFNRQSPIGYYLTNMSVKQLELSGRMTAYWANFIRGGNPNGSGLPNWKAFSNGVLGLEREGVMMLEPGKAKMVYSSVLLSDFNDDHKCLFWGPILPLAGIFM, via the coding sequence ATGAATAATCTGCTTGTTCAACGGCCGCTCCGGCTCTATGCCGTGCTTGCCGGACTACTGCTCTGCGGCGCCGCGAGTGCCGTGCAGGCCGGGCCGCAGGTGAAGATCGACAGCGGCTGGGTCGAGGGTGCCGTGGTCAACAACGCCCGGCTGTTCCGCAATATCCCATTCGCCGAGCCGCCGCTCGGTGCGCTGCGCTGGAAGGCGCCGCAGCCGGCCGCGCCATGGGGTGGCGTGTTGCAGGCGGTTGGCGCGGGCAAGATCTGCGTGCAGGGCGGTTCGGAAGTCTCGCCATCGCTCGGCGAAGAGGACTGCCTGGTTCTCCACGTTACCAGCCCGACCAACGCCACGGCGTCGTCCAAGCTGCCGGTAATGGTGTGGATCCACGGTGGCGGCTTCCAGGTCGGTTCGGCGCGCAACTACGACGCCACCGAATACGCCAACCAACACAACGTGGTGGTGGTGTCGACCAACTATCGCATGGGCGCCATGGGCTTCCTGGCCCTGGATGGCCTGCGCAGCGAGGCGGCGGATCAGTCCACCGGCAACTACGGCCTGCAGGACCAGATCGCCGCGCTGCAATGGGTCAAGCGCAATGTCGCGGCGTTCGGCGGCAACCCCGGCAACGTGACCATCGCCGGCGAGTCGGCGGGCGCCATCAGTGTCATGTCGCTGCTCACCTCGCCGAAGGCTGCCGGGCTGTTCCACCGCGCCATTGCACAGAGCGTGCTGGCGCTCGGCGAGCAGGGCGAGGGCTCGGTGCACAGTATGAGCACCTCGCTAAGCAAGGGTGGCGACTTCGCCGCCCAGAACGGCTGCCCGAGTGGCCCGACACAGGTCGCCTGTATGCGTGGCAAGAGCGGTGCCGAGATCGGCCAGAACAGCCAGTTCGCCTTCAGCGCGCTGCAGCGTGCTATCGAGACCGATCTGCCGTGGGCGCCGACCGTCGATGGTGTAGTGCTCGGTGACTTCCCGCGCAAGCTGATCCGCCAGGGCAACTTTCATCGCGTGCCAGTCCTGATTGGCTCCAATCAGGGAGAGGTCAAGGGGCCGATAGGCATCACCGAGTTCGTCAATAACCAGCGTTTGACCAGTGACCAGTACAACACCATCCTGCAGTCGCTGGCACCGAGCGTTACCTGGGTTGGCATGCGTGCCACCTACCCGGTGATCGGCTACGGCTCGCCAGCCCTGGCGGCCAACGCATTGCTCACCGACGCCACCTTCGCCTGTGCGACTCAGAGTCTGCGCCAGGACTTGATGCGCTACACCCAGGTGTACGGCTACGAGTTCATCGACCCGAACTCCGAGCCGGCGCTCGGCCCGGCCTCGGTGGCGATCTCCAACGACACCCGTGGCTCCAGCCATGCCGACGAACTGGCCTACTTGTTCAACCGGCAGAGCCCGATTGGCTACTACCTGACCAACATGTCGGTAAAGCAACTCGAACTGTCCGGGCGGATGACCGCCTACTGGGCCAACTTCATCCGCGGCGGCAACCCCAACGGCTCGGGCTTGCCGAACTGGAAGGCATTCAGCAACGGCGTGCTGGGCCTGGAGCGCGAGGGGGTGATGATGCTGGAACCGGGCAAGGCCAAGATGGTGTACTCCAGCGTGTTGTTGTCGGATTTCAATGACGACCATAAATGCTTGTTCTGGGGGCCGATCTTGCCGCTCGCCGGCATATTCATGTAA
- a CDS encoding DMT family transporter: MPTIAWWLLALPLIAGACLPLQAGINGQLARQVSSVLAAGLISFTVGSLALLLLVLWQREIPGLDVLRGVRWWQWCGGFLGVFFIVTAAYAGTRVGALLFMALVIAGQLGMALLLDHFGWAGFREAPISLGKLLGVLAIIAGIWLIRRG, encoded by the coding sequence ATGCCCACTATTGCTTGGTGGTTGCTTGCCCTGCCCCTCATCGCTGGCGCCTGCCTACCGCTGCAAGCCGGTATCAATGGTCAGCTGGCCAGGCAGGTGTCCAGCGTGCTGGCCGCCGGGCTGATTTCCTTCACCGTCGGCAGCCTGGCCCTGCTGCTGCTGGTCCTCTGGCAACGGGAAATTCCGGGCCTCGACGTGCTGCGCGGGGTCAGATGGTGGCAATGGTGCGGCGGCTTTCTCGGTGTGTTCTTCATCGTCACCGCGGCCTATGCCGGGACGCGGGTCGGCGCGCTGTTGTTCATGGCACTGGTGATCGCCGGCCAGTTGGGCATGGCGCTGCTGCTCGACCACTTCGGCTGGGCCGGTTTCCGCGAGGCGCCGATCAGCCTCGGCAAGCTGCTCGGCGTGCTGGCGATCATCGCGGGTATCTGGCTGATTCGTCGCGGCTGA
- a CDS encoding methyl-accepting chemotaxis protein produces the protein MTDMVATAVHEMGLTVQEIARNASDAAQASHNARSEALQARQVVGSSIAHIEKMSGEIGHASVAVGELAHEVASIDQVLSVIRGISEQTNLLALNAAIEAARAGELGRGFAVVADEVRTLASRTQDSTGEIQQMIERLKSGADSAVHSMQAGQAATGTGVEATQRTGVSLGAITEQVERISDMNTQVATATEEQSSVTEEINRNVQGIADLAHATSADTERCRVDCQTLRALADDLTRQMGSFRL, from the coding sequence ATGACCGACATGGTCGCCACCGCGGTGCACGAGATGGGCCTCACCGTGCAGGAGATCGCACGCAACGCCAGTGATGCCGCGCAGGCCTCACACAACGCGCGCAGTGAAGCGTTGCAGGCCCGTCAGGTGGTCGGCAGCTCGATCGCGCATATCGAGAAGATGTCCGGCGAGATCGGCCACGCCTCGGTGGCGGTCGGCGAACTGGCCCATGAAGTGGCGTCGATCGACCAGGTGCTGTCGGTGATTCGCGGCATTTCCGAGCAGACCAATCTGCTCGCCCTCAACGCCGCGATCGAAGCGGCGCGCGCCGGCGAGTTGGGGCGCGGCTTCGCGGTGGTCGCCGACGAGGTGCGTACCCTGGCCAGCCGCACCCAGGACTCGACCGGTGAAATCCAGCAGATGATCGAACGCCTGAAGAGCGGCGCCGACAGCGCGGTGCATTCCATGCAAGCCGGCCAGGCGGCCACCGGCACCGGCGTCGAAGCCACCCAGCGCACCGGCGTGTCACTGGGCGCGATCACCGAACAGGTCGAGCGCATCAGCGACATGAACACCCAGGTCGCCACGGCCACCGAGGAGCAGTCGTCGGTGACCGAAGAGATCAACCGTAACGTGCAGGGCATCGCCGACCTGGCGCACGCCACCTCCGCCGACACCGAACGCTGCCGCGTCGATTGCCAGACGCTGCGCGCCCTGGCCGACGATCTGACGCGGCAGATGGGCAGCTTCCGCCTCTGA
- a CDS encoding DUF1835 domain-containing protein: MRYATACHDGRINLEQQRKRAKELLRQLKAADPQAWQAMRTHSLASTPAEVRLADAQCLIARELGFASWPKLKAHLDAVAFAARQPNFRADDEAATLHLRCGNDISHTLRLAGFQGEFHSFIDPLVMGPVPDLPLPEYLAVRSEFVAATFAMNASDVLAGSQREYALLERLHEYSRVVLWCEADAYDQLFLIRVLAGAQQLPERFELIEIDRVPGVERFIGIGQLAPDLLAWLWPQRRVLGTAAISLARQAWSAYSSADPRVWAELAQAETPALPLLGPALRRQLQELPGIHDGLSLTERLSLGLVAEREQPTFGLVFAQLMSRAEPLPYLGDMMFHALLRPLLDSATPLLREEHPELPWPKRPLQLTELGREVLAGRRYWLDCDAPERWVGGVRLRAGEPHWCIDDQMRPMLRG, from the coding sequence ATCCGCTACGCCACGGCCTGCCACGACGGCCGCATCAATCTCGAACAGCAACGCAAACGCGCCAAGGAACTGCTGCGCCAACTGAAGGCCGCCGACCCGCAGGCTTGGCAGGCGATGCGCACGCATAGCCTGGCCAGCACACCGGCTGAGGTGCGCCTGGCCGATGCGCAATGCCTGATCGCCCGCGAACTGGGGTTCGCCAGTTGGCCGAAGCTCAAGGCGCACCTCGACGCGGTCGCCTTCGCCGCCCGCCAGCCGAATTTCCGCGCCGACGATGAAGCCGCCACGCTGCACCTGCGCTGCGGCAACGACATCAGCCATACGCTGCGCCTGGCCGGTTTTCAGGGCGAGTTCCACAGCTTCATCGATCCGCTGGTGATGGGCCCGGTGCCGGACTTGCCATTGCCCGAGTACCTCGCGGTGCGCAGCGAATTTGTCGCCGCGACCTTCGCCATGAACGCCAGCGACGTGCTCGCCGGTTCGCAGCGCGAATACGCCTTGCTCGAGCGCCTGCACGAGTATTCGCGGGTGGTGCTGTGGTGCGAGGCCGATGCCTACGACCAGTTGTTTCTGATCCGCGTCCTCGCCGGGGCGCAGCAACTGCCGGAGCGTTTTGAACTGATCGAAATCGACCGCGTACCAGGAGTCGAGCGCTTTATCGGCATCGGCCAACTGGCGCCCGATCTACTGGCTTGGCTGTGGCCGCAACGCCGCGTGTTGGGCACCGCCGCCATCAGCCTGGCGCGCCAGGCATGGAGCGCCTACAGCAGCGCCGATCCACGCGTCTGGGCGGAATTGGCTCAGGCCGAGACACCGGCGCTGCCGTTGCTCGGCCCGGCCTTGCGGCGCCAGCTGCAGGAGTTGCCGGGCATCCATGACGGTCTGTCGTTGACCGAGCGACTCAGCCTGGGTCTGGTCGCCGAACGGGAACAGCCGACCTTCGGCCTGGTATTCGCCCAACTGATGAGCCGCGCGGAGCCGCTGCCTTATCTCGGCGACATGATGTTCCATGCGCTGCTACGCCCGCTGCTCGACTCAGCGACGCCCCTACTGCGCGAAGAGCACCCCGAACTGCCCTGGCCGAAGCGCCCTCTGCAACTCACCGAGCTGGGTCGTGAGGTGCTGGCGGGGCGGCGGTATTGGCTGGACTGTGATGCGCCCGAACGCTGGGTCGGCGGCGTGCGTTTGCGCGCCGGTGAGCCGCATTGGTGTATCGACGACCAAATGAGACCGATGCTGCGCGGTTGA